From the genome of Streptococcus lutetiensis, one region includes:
- a CDS encoding peptide ABC transporter substrate-binding protein has translation MSLNGKTWKRVGLGAVALVSTAVLAACGGKSSSTSSKTDEINWYTPTEISTLDISKVTDSYSSIAIGNSGSNLLRRNEDGELKPDLAEKVEVSEDGLTYIATLRDGLKWSDGSDLTADDFVYTWQRIVDPATASEYAYLASDAHVLNAAEVINGTKSVDELGVKADGNKVIFTLSSPSPQFMSLLTFANFVPQNKAFVEKAGSDYATTSEKALYSGPYTVKNWNGSNGSFTLVKNKYYWDAKNVKLKKVNVQAVKKPDTAVQMYKDGELDTANISGTEAIYKANKSNKDVVDVPEATSAYLVYNETGSVKALANTKIRQALNLATNREGVVKAAIDTGSKAATALVPTGLETLEDGTDLSKYVSQDYTYDAKQAAKLFKEGLAEIGEKSIKLTITADSDTPVAKASVDYIKQTWEDVLPGLKVEEKFVTFKQRLQDSKTQNFDVVLSLWGGDYPEGSTFYGLFTSDSAYNYGKFSDATYDAAYQKALTTDALDPVAAADDYKAAEKALHDNAHYNPLYFRNTKALQNPSIKGLVRNSTGLQVDFTYAYKDK, from the coding sequence ATGTCACTAAATGGTAAAACATGGAAACGCGTCGGTCTTGGGGCTGTAGCCTTAGTCTCAACAGCTGTTTTGGCAGCTTGTGGAGGTAAAAGCTCATCAACTTCTTCAAAAACTGATGAGATCAATTGGTACACTCCGACTGAAATTAGCACTTTGGACATTTCGAAAGTTACAGATAGTTATTCTTCAATTGCTATCGGTAACTCAGGTAGTAACTTACTTCGTCGTAACGAAGATGGCGAATTAAAACCTGATTTGGCTGAGAAAGTAGAAGTATCTGAAGATGGTTTAACATATATTGCCACATTACGTGATGGACTTAAATGGTCTGACGGTAGTGATTTAACGGCAGATGACTTTGTTTATACATGGCAACGTATTGTTGATCCAGCAACTGCTTCAGAGTATGCTTACCTTGCATCAGATGCGCATGTTTTAAATGCTGCAGAAGTTATCAATGGTACTAAGAGCGTTGATGAATTGGGAGTTAAAGCAGACGGTAATAAAGTAATCTTTACATTATCTAGCCCATCTCCACAGTTTATGAGCCTTTTGACATTTGCTAACTTCGTTCCTCAAAACAAAGCCTTTGTGGAAAAAGCGGGAAGTGACTACGCTACAACTTCTGAAAAAGCACTTTACTCAGGTCCCTATACAGTTAAAAATTGGAATGGTTCTAATGGTTCATTCACACTTGTGAAAAATAAATACTATTGGGACGCTAAAAACGTTAAATTGAAAAAAGTTAACGTCCAAGCTGTTAAAAAGCCTGATACTGCCGTGCAAATGTACAAAGATGGTGAGCTTGATACAGCAAACATCTCTGGTACAGAAGCAATTTATAAAGCAAATAAAAGCAACAAAGATGTTGTGGATGTACCAGAAGCAACATCTGCATATCTCGTTTACAACGAAACAGGTTCTGTTAAAGCTTTAGCTAATACTAAGATTCGTCAAGCACTTAACCTTGCAACAAATCGTGAAGGTGTTGTTAAAGCAGCTATTGATACAGGTTCAAAAGCAGCAACTGCTCTTGTTCCAACAGGACTAGAAACCTTAGAAGATGGTACTGACTTATCTAAATACGTATCACAAGATTACACTTATGATGCAAAACAAGCAGCAAAACTTTTCAAAGAAGGTCTTGCTGAAATCGGTGAAAAATCAATTAAATTGACAATTACAGCTGATTCTGACACACCAGTTGCCAAAGCATCAGTAGACTACATCAAACAAACATGGGAAGATGTTCTTCCAGGATTAAAAGTAGAAGAAAAATTCGTAACATTCAAACAACGATTGCAAGATTCTAAAACACAAAACTTTGATGTTGTTCTATCACTTTGGGGTGGTGACTATCCAGAAGGATCTACATTCTATGGATTGTTTACATCAGATTCAGCTTACAACTACGGTAAGTTTAGTGATGCGACATATGATGCAGCCTACCAAAAAGCATTGACTACAGATGCTTTGGATCCAGTAGCTGCTGCAGATGATTATAAAGCTGCTGAAAAAGCACTTCATGATAATGCACACTATAACCCACTTTACTTCCGTAACACAAAAGCACTTCAAAATCCATCAATCAAAGGTCTTGTTCGTAACTCAACTGGTTTGCAAGTTGACTTTACATATGCCTATAAAGACAAATAA
- the pbp3 gene encoding D-alanyl-D-alanine carboxypeptidase PBP3, with product MKKVFAVLALLLAFIGNKVAADDTFDVAAKHAIAVEASTGKVLYEKDATTPDGIASMTKILTVYLTYKEIDKGNLSWDTKVPISDYAYDLTANSDASNVPMEAREYTVEQLVNAAMVASANSAAIALAEQIGGTESKFVDMMQAQLQEWGINDAKLFNASGLNNSYLGDNIYPGSSSTDENTLSARDVAIIALHLITEYPDVLKISNQATADFDGSTMNTYNYMLKGMPYERDGIDGLKTGTTELAGASFVATSTENGMRIISVVMNADGWQENEFARFEATNALLDYVKSNYEMTTLVDAGESTKSSKAKVIDGKEKTVPAVASQELKVVHRIGTDASVKFSTIAKGYEATINKGDKVGSFIYDDKQIVGTGYLDSKPSVPALAKKEVKKSIFLKVWWNHFVTYVNEKL from the coding sequence ATGAAGAAAGTTTTTGCTGTTTTGGCCCTACTCTTGGCCTTCATTGGAAACAAAGTTGCTGCTGATGATACCTTTGATGTAGCAGCTAAACACGCTATCGCTGTTGAAGCTTCTACTGGTAAAGTATTATATGAAAAAGATGCAACTACACCTGATGGTATTGCTTCAATGACAAAAATATTAACGGTTTATTTAACTTACAAAGAAATCGACAAAGGGAATCTAAGTTGGGATACTAAAGTTCCTATATCTGATTATGCTTATGATTTAACAGCTAATTCGGATGCTAGTAACGTTCCTATGGAAGCACGTGAATATACTGTAGAACAATTAGTTAATGCTGCCATGGTAGCTAGTGCTAATAGTGCTGCAATTGCCCTTGCAGAACAAATTGGTGGTACCGAAAGTAAGTTTGTTGATATGATGCAAGCTCAACTCCAAGAATGGGGAATCAATGATGCTAAATTATTTAATGCTTCTGGTCTTAACAATAGTTACCTAGGTGATAACATTTACCCAGGTTCTAGTTCAACTGATGAAAATACTCTAAGTGCTCGTGATGTTGCCATCATTGCCCTACACTTAATCACTGAATACCCAGATGTTCTTAAAATTAGTAACCAAGCAACTGCTGACTTTGATGGTTCTACAATGAACACTTACAACTACATGCTCAAAGGAATGCCTTACGAACGTGATGGTATTGATGGTCTAAAAACTGGTACAACTGAACTTGCTGGTGCTTCATTTGTTGCGACTTCTACAGAAAACGGCATGCGCATTATCTCCGTTGTCATGAATGCCGATGGATGGCAAGAAAATGAATTTGCTCGTTTTGAAGCTACTAATGCACTTCTTGATTACGTTAAATCAAATTACGAAATGACAACTCTTGTTGATGCTGGCGAATCAACTAAAAGCAGCAAAGCAAAAGTTATCGACGGAAAAGAAAAGACTGTACCTGCAGTTGCTTCTCAAGAATTAAAAGTAGTTCATCGTATTGGAACTGATGCTTCTGTAAAATTTTCTACAATAGCCAAAGGATATGAAGCTACTATTAATAAAGGTGACAAGGTTGGTTCTTTCATCTATGACGATAAACAAATCGTTGGAACTGGCTATCTAGACTCTAAACCAAGCGTACCAGCACTTGCTAAGAAAGAGGTTAAAAAAAGCATTTTTCTTAAAGTCTGGTGGAACCACTTTGTCACTTACGTCAACGAAAAACTTTAA
- the sufU gene encoding Fe-S cluster assembly sulfur transfer protein SufU, with translation MALSRLDSLYMAVVSDHSKNPHHHGKLEDVDQVNLNNPTCGDVISLSVKFDGDRISDIAFAGDGCTISTASSSMMTDAVVGKTKEEALELAEIFSKMVQGEKDDVQKRLGEASFLAGVSKFPQRIKCSTLAWNALKKAVENDSKNTER, from the coding sequence ATGGCACTTTCTAGATTAGATAGTCTTTATATGGCAGTTGTTTCAGACCACTCAAAAAATCCACATCATCATGGAAAACTAGAAGATGTTGATCAAGTTAATCTAAATAATCCAACTTGTGGTGATGTGATTTCACTATCAGTAAAATTCGATGGTGATCGCATTTCTGACATTGCTTTTGCTGGTGATGGCTGTACCATTTCAACAGCTTCATCAAGTATGATGACTGATGCTGTTGTTGGTAAAACGAAAGAAGAAGCTCTTGAACTAGCTGAGATTTTTTCAAAAATGGTTCAAGGTGAAAAAGACGATGTTCAAAAAAGATTAGGTGAGGCAAGTTTTTTGGCAGGAGTTTCAAAATTTCCACAACGTATTAAATGTTCAACTCTTGCATGGAACGCCTTAAAGAAAGCTGTTGAAAACGATAGTAAAAATACAGAAAGGTAA
- a CDS encoding ABC transporter permease — MVKYILKRVAILLVTLWVVVTLSFFLMQVMPGTPYNNPKLTDEMIALMNKQYGLDKPVWQQYLTYLWNILHGDFGTSYQSINQPVGRLISQRLGVSIQLGVQALIVGFLSGIVVGAASARNKNNWIDGVLSVISTLGISVPSFIIGLFLLVTLGFKWSLFPLAGWGSFEQTIMPSIALAIPVFAQVTRFFRGQMIETLSSDYIQLATAKGLNKRQVTRKHAYRNSMIPVLTLVGPMAANLLTGSALIEQIFSIPGIGQQFVTSIPAKDYPVIMGTTIVYAMMLMVAILVTDIATSIVDPRVRLQ, encoded by the coding sequence ATGGTAAAATACATTCTTAAACGTGTTGCTATTCTTCTTGTAACACTCTGGGTAGTTGTTACCCTGTCGTTTTTCCTCATGCAAGTTATGCCTGGGACACCTTATAATAACCCAAAATTAACTGATGAGATGATTGCTTTAATGAACAAACAGTATGGTTTGGATAAACCAGTTTGGCAACAATACCTTACTTACCTATGGAATATTCTTCATGGTGATTTCGGTACAAGTTACCAATCTATTAACCAACCTGTTGGACGTTTGATTTCTCAACGTTTGGGTGTATCGATTCAATTGGGTGTTCAAGCTTTAATTGTTGGATTTCTTTCAGGTATTGTTGTTGGTGCGGCTTCAGCGCGTAACAAAAATAACTGGATTGATGGTGTACTTAGTGTTATTTCTACACTTGGTATTTCAGTACCATCATTTATTATCGGTCTTTTCTTATTGGTTACTCTTGGTTTCAAATGGAGCTTGTTCCCACTTGCAGGATGGGGTTCATTTGAACAAACCATTATGCCATCTATTGCCTTGGCAATCCCAGTCTTTGCTCAAGTTACACGTTTCTTCCGTGGACAAATGATTGAAACATTGAGTTCAGATTACATTCAATTAGCAACTGCTAAAGGTTTGAACAAACGTCAAGTTACACGTAAACACGCGTACCGTAACTCAATGATTCCAGTTTTGACTTTGGTTGGTCCTATGGCAGCAAACTTGCTAACAGGTTCAGCTTTGATTGAACAAATTTTCTCAATTCCAGGAATTGGTCAACAATTTGTAACATCAATCCCAGCTAAAGATTATCCAGTAATTATGGGAACAACAATCGTTTATGCAATGATGTTAATGGTTGCTATCTTGGTAACAGATATTGCAACAAGTATTGTTGATCCACGTGTACGCTTGCAATAA
- the sufB gene encoding Fe-S cluster assembly protein SufB: MPEKNEKVTPKPIDIGEYQYGFHDDVTPVFSTGKGISEDVVRELSAEKGEPEWMLEFRLKSLEIFNKMPMQDWGPDLSDIDFDEITYYQKASDKPARSWDDVPDKIKETFERIGIPEAERAYLAGASAQYESEVVYHNMKDEYDKLGIVFTDTDSALKEYPELFKKYFSKLVPPTDNKLAALNSAFWSGGTFIYVPKGVKVDIPLQTYFRINNEAMGQFERTLIIVDEGASVHYVEGCTAPNYSSASLHAAIVEIFALEGSYMRYSTIQNWSDNVYNLVTKRATAKKNATVEWIDGNLGAKTTMKYPSVYLDGEGARGTMLSIAFANKGQHQDTGAKMIHNAPYTSSSIVSKSIAKGGGKVDYRGQVTFNKNSKKSVSHIECDTILMDDISSSDTIPFNEIHNSQVALEHEAKVSKISEEQLYYLMSRGLSEQEATEMIVMGFVEPFTKELPMEYAVELNRLISYEMEGSVG, from the coding sequence ATGCCTGAAAAAAATGAAAAAGTAACGCCAAAACCAATTGATATTGGTGAGTATCAATATGGCTTTCACGATGACGTGACACCAGTCTTTTCAACAGGAAAAGGAATTAGTGAAGATGTCGTTCGTGAATTATCTGCTGAAAAAGGTGAACCAGAATGGATGCTGGAATTTCGCTTGAAATCATTGGAAATTTTTAATAAAATGCCAATGCAAGATTGGGGACCAGATCTGTCAGATATTGATTTTGATGAGATTACTTACTATCAAAAAGCATCTGATAAACCTGCCCGTTCATGGGATGATGTTCCAGATAAAATCAAAGAAACCTTTGAACGCATCGGTATTCCAGAAGCAGAACGTGCCTACCTTGCTGGTGCCTCAGCTCAGTATGAATCTGAAGTTGTTTATCATAACATGAAAGATGAGTACGACAAGCTAGGAATCGTATTTACCGATACAGATTCTGCTTTGAAAGAATACCCAGAGCTTTTCAAAAAATATTTCTCTAAATTAGTCCCACCAACAGACAACAAGTTAGCTGCGTTAAACTCAGCCTTTTGGTCAGGTGGAACCTTCATTTACGTACCTAAGGGTGTCAAAGTTGATATTCCTTTGCAAACATATTTCCGTATCAACAACGAAGCGATGGGACAATTTGAACGTACCTTGATTATTGTTGATGAGGGGGCAAGTGTTCACTACGTTGAAGGATGTACGGCACCAAACTACTCATCGGCTAGTCTTCATGCAGCCATTGTTGAAATCTTTGCTCTTGAAGGTAGTTATATGCGTTATTCTACTATTCAGAACTGGTCAGATAATGTCTATAACTTGGTAACTAAACGTGCCACAGCTAAGAAAAATGCTACGGTCGAATGGATTGATGGTAACCTTGGTGCCAAAACAACTATGAAGTATCCATCTGTTTATCTTGATGGAGAAGGTGCACGTGGGACAATGTTATCAATTGCTTTTGCCAATAAAGGACAACACCAAGATACTGGTGCTAAGATGATTCATAACGCACCGTATACCTCATCGTCAATTGTTTCAAAATCAATTGCTAAAGGTGGCGGAAAAGTTGACTACCGTGGTCAAGTAACCTTCAATAAAAATTCTAAGAAATCAGTTAGTCACATTGAATGTGATACTATTTTAATGGATGACATTTCAAGTTCCGATACCATTCCGTTTAACGAAATTCACAATTCACAAGTTGCGCTTGAACATGAAGCGAAAGTTTCAAAAATCTCAGAAGAACAACTCTATTATCTTATGAGCCGAGGCCTTTCTGAGCAAGAAGCAACAGAGATGATTGTCATGGGATTTGTAGAACCATTTACAAAAGAACTCCCGATGGAATATGCTGTTGAACTTAACCGTTTGATTAGTTATGAAATGGAAGGTTCTGTTGGATGA
- a CDS encoding ABC transporter ATP-binding protein, protein MSEETILQVKNLHVDFQTYAGEIKAIRDVNFDLKKGETLAIVGESGSGKSVTTKTLMGLSASNATITGDIDFKGKKLTELKEDEWIKVRGNEIAMIFQDPMTSLDPTMKIGQQIAEPIMIHKKVSKQEAWDRALDLMKNVGIPNAEEHINDYPHQWSGGMRQRAVIAIALAANPDVLIADEPTTALDVTIQAQILNLMKKIQKERGSSIIFITHDLGVVAGMADRVAVMYAGKVIEYGTVDEVFYNPQHPYTWGLLNSMPTTDTEAGSLQSIPGTPPDLLNPPKGDAFAPRNEFALDIDYEEEPPMFKVSDTHYAATWLLDERAPKVTPPLPIQKRWAKWKELEGRKA, encoded by the coding sequence ATGAGTGAAGAAACAATTTTACAAGTTAAAAACCTCCATGTAGATTTCCAAACCTACGCTGGAGAAATAAAAGCCATTCGCGACGTCAACTTTGACTTGAAGAAAGGCGAAACACTTGCTATCGTAGGTGAATCTGGATCAGGTAAATCTGTAACAACTAAAACATTAATGGGGTTATCTGCTTCAAATGCTACTATTACAGGTGACATTGACTTTAAAGGTAAAAAACTTACTGAATTAAAAGAAGACGAATGGATTAAAGTTCGTGGAAATGAAATCGCAATGATTTTCCAAGATCCAATGACGAGTCTTGATCCAACAATGAAAATTGGTCAACAAATTGCCGAACCAATCATGATCCACAAAAAAGTTTCAAAACAAGAAGCTTGGGATCGTGCACTTGATTTAATGAAGAACGTTGGTATTCCAAATGCAGAAGAACATATCAACGATTACCCACACCAATGGTCTGGTGGTATGCGTCAACGTGCTGTTATTGCAATCGCGCTTGCTGCTAACCCGGATGTCTTGATTGCTGACGAACCAACAACTGCCTTGGATGTTACTATTCAAGCTCAAATTCTTAACTTGATGAAAAAAATTCAAAAAGAACGAGGTTCATCAATCATCTTTATCACCCACGACCTTGGTGTTGTTGCTGGTATGGCTGATCGTGTAGCAGTTATGTATGCTGGTAAAGTTATTGAATATGGAACAGTTGACGAAGTCTTCTACAACCCACAACACCCATATACTTGGGGGTTGTTGAACTCAATGCCAACAACTGATACAGAAGCTGGTAGCTTACAATCAATTCCAGGTACACCACCAGATCTTCTTAACCCGCCAAAAGGTGATGCTTTTGCACCACGTAACGAATTTGCTTTGGATATCGATTACGAAGAAGAACCACCAATGTTTAAAGTTAGTGACACACACTATGCTGCAACTTGGTTGTTAGACGAACGTGCACCTAAAGTAACACCACCATTACCAATTCAAAAACGTTGGGCAAAATGGAAAGAACTTGAAGGGAGAAAAGCTTAA
- a CDS encoding ABC transporter permease — translation MAEKTREFKLVGVGSASSQEKIEKPALSFMQDAWRRLKKNKLAVISMWFLGILLVFSMISVVLVPRDDANAFNTKEVTTYRNLPPKLSDNLPFWNGKITYSGNTEANDPYADQGVPKGKKFILGTDNLGRSVAKRIIVGVRISLLIAIVATLIDLLIGVTYGLISGYVGGRVDMVMQRIIEVISSIPNLVIVTMLGLLLGNGVTSIIISIAIVGWTSMARQVRNLTLSYREQEFVLAARSLGESAPKIAFKHILPNISGIIIVQIMMTVPSAIMYEAVLSAINLGVKPPTASLGSLITDAQEYLQYYPYQVTLPALALVLISLAFILLGDGLRDAFDPKSGDR, via the coding sequence ATGGCAGAAAAAACAAGAGAATTTAAGCTTGTTGGTGTTGGTTCAGCCAGCTCACAAGAAAAAATTGAAAAGCCTGCTCTTTCTTTTATGCAAGATGCATGGCGCCGTTTGAAGAAAAATAAATTAGCTGTTATTTCAATGTGGTTCCTTGGAATTTTACTTGTATTCTCAATGATTTCAGTAGTTTTGGTACCACGTGATGATGCTAATGCCTTCAATACAAAAGAAGTTACAACTTACCGTAACCTTCCACCAAAACTTAGTGACAACCTTCCATTCTGGAACGGTAAAATTACTTATTCTGGTAATACTGAAGCTAACGATCCTTATGCAGACCAAGGTGTTCCAAAAGGTAAAAAATTTATCCTTGGTACTGATAACCTTGGTCGTAGTGTTGCTAAACGTATCATCGTAGGTGTGCGGATCTCACTTCTTATTGCTATCGTTGCAACATTGATTGACCTTTTGATTGGGGTAACTTATGGTTTGATTTCAGGTTATGTTGGTGGACGTGTCGACATGGTTATGCAACGTATTATCGAAGTTATTTCATCAATTCCTAACTTGGTTATCGTTACAATGCTTGGCCTTTTGCTTGGTAATGGTGTCACATCAATCATTATTTCAATTGCTATCGTTGGATGGACATCAATGGCTCGTCAAGTACGTAACTTAACACTTTCTTACCGCGAACAAGAGTTTGTTCTTGCTGCTCGTTCATTGGGTGAAAGTGCTCCTAAAATCGCATTTAAACATATCCTTCCAAATATTTCAGGGATTATTATTGTTCAAATCATGATGACAGTTCCAAGTGCCATTATGTACGAAGCTGTGCTTTCAGCTATTAACCTTGGGGTAAAACCACCAACAGCATCACTTGGTTCATTGATTACTGATGCTCAAGAGTACTTACAATACTACCCTTATCAAGTAACTCTACCAGCTCTTGCTTTGGTATTAATCTCACTTGCTTTCATCTTGTTAGGTGACGGTCTTCGTGATGCATTTGATCCAAAATCTGGTGATCGTTAG
- a CDS encoding cysteine desulfurase: protein MTKLDAYKIAQDFCILDQVVNDEPLVYLDNAATTQKPQKVLDALNQYYHTINANVHRGVHTLAERATAAYEASREKTRQFINAKSTKEVLFTRGTTTGLNWVAQFAQEVLQKDDEVLISVLEHHANVVPWQQVCHKTGAKLVYVYLKDGQLDMEDLRSKLSNKTKFVSIAHVSNVLGSVQPIKEIAKLAHEVGAYMVVDGAQSAPHMTIDVQDLDCDFFTLSGHKMLGPTGIGVLYGKEALLNQMSPVEFGGEMIDFVYEQEATWTELPWKFEAGTPNIAGAIALGAAIDYLDDLGLDNVHAHEQELVDYVLPKLQAIEGVTVYGPQDPSQHTGVISFNIDGLHPHDVATALDYEGVAVRAGHHCAQPLINYLGIHSAVRVSFYIYNTKEDCDKLIEAILKTKEFFNGTF from the coding sequence ATGACAAAATTAGACGCATATAAAATCGCTCAAGACTTTTGCATCCTTGACCAAGTTGTTAATGATGAACCTTTGGTTTATCTAGACAATGCGGCAACAACTCAGAAACCACAAAAAGTACTTGATGCGCTTAATCAGTATTATCATACCATCAATGCCAATGTGCACCGAGGTGTTCATACCCTTGCTGAACGTGCAACAGCTGCTTATGAAGCCAGTCGTGAAAAAACACGTCAATTTATTAATGCCAAGTCAACAAAAGAAGTCTTATTTACACGTGGAACAACAACTGGACTTAATTGGGTTGCACAGTTTGCCCAAGAAGTTCTCCAAAAAGATGACGAAGTTCTTATTTCAGTTTTAGAACATCACGCTAATGTTGTTCCTTGGCAACAAGTTTGTCATAAGACTGGTGCAAAATTGGTTTACGTTTATTTAAAAGATGGCCAGCTGGATATGGAAGACTTGCGCAGCAAACTTTCAAATAAAACAAAATTTGTCAGTATTGCGCATGTTTCAAATGTTTTAGGTTCAGTGCAACCTATTAAAGAAATTGCTAAATTAGCTCATGAAGTTGGTGCTTATATGGTTGTTGACGGTGCGCAGTCAGCTCCTCATATGACAATCGACGTTCAAGATTTGGACTGTGATTTCTTTACACTTTCTGGACATAAAATGCTTGGTCCAACAGGTATCGGTGTACTTTATGGTAAAGAAGCATTGCTCAATCAAATGTCACCGGTTGAATTTGGTGGGGAAATGATTGACTTCGTTTACGAACAAGAAGCGACTTGGACAGAATTACCTTGGAAATTTGAAGCTGGGACACCAAATATTGCTGGTGCCATTGCTTTAGGTGCAGCTATTGATTATTTGGATGACCTTGGTTTAGATAATGTTCATGCGCATGAACAAGAATTGGTTGATTATGTTTTACCGAAATTACAAGCAATTGAAGGGGTGACAGTTTACGGTCCACAAGATCCTAGTCAGCACACGGGGGTTATTTCCTTCAATATTGATGGTCTGCATCCGCATGATGTAGCAACAGCACTTGATTATGAAGGTGTTGCTGTACGAGCAGGGCATCATTGTGCACAACCTTTGATTAATTATCTTGGAATTCATTCGGCAGTGCGCGTAAGTTTTTATATCTATAATACGAAAGAAGATTGTGATAAACTAATAGAAGCAATTCTTAAAACAAAGGAGTTTTTCAATGGCACTTTCTAG